The nucleotide window TCAGCATGCCTCCTTTTTCTGTCATCACATAGCAGACAATAGAGCATGAATGCCGATCATGTTTGTTTGCAGGTGACATACCCAGTGAGAGTCTTCTTCCTGCTTGGCGTGAAAATTCTGATCGTCACAAATGCTGCCGGCGGCCTCAATGGCACTTACAGTGTGGGAGACATCATGCTAATCAAGGACCACATCAACATGCCTGGCTTTGCTGGTCAGAATCCTCTGTGTGGACACAATGACACAAGGTAGAGCAGAAATGCATAATGCAGTCTGACGTTGTGCCTAGTACACTGAAGCATGACACATTCATTTACTGTTGCTGCAGGTTTGGAGTGCGTTTCCCTTGCATGTCTGATGCATATGACAGAGAGCTGAGGGCCCTGGCTAAGGAAACAGCGGAGGAGCATGGCTGTGGGAGCTTCCTCCAGGAAGGCGTTTACTGCATGCTGGCCGGACCAACATACGAGACAATTGCAGAGTGCAGAGCTCTGCAGAAGCTCGGGGCTGACGCTGTGGGTGGGTACAGCTGACGCTCCCTCCAAGAGATATCTGCTTTGGAGATTTATTTAAGCTAATTACAGACGTTAAGATAAATAtgaatactttgtttttataaagacaGACAGTGCACACACAAGATATTCAAACTGCATGTAAATGTGGTCAGCACTTTGACTACATGGAACAGGAAGTACAAGCAAACAAAGCAGGATTACCAGAATGTAAATGAGCAAGTTGCTTGTAGATCTGTAGCAGCGGGACAGAAAAACctaattatttaagttttagcCAGATGAACTTTGTTGAGAAGATTTAAAGCCAGAATagtggtaaaatgtaaaatctacaACTCTTGCTTTAGTCTCAGAACATCTAGTAAGTGTCTGCGTAATTTGAAATGCTACTATTTGCATCTCTTTCAATAGCAGCATGTACTTCCTGTCCAGGTATGAGCACCGTTCCTGAGGTGGTGGTGGCTCGTCACTGCGGACTGCGTGTTTTGGGTCTGTCCCTTATCACCAACAAGGTTGTGATAGATTATGACAGCAGTGAGAAAGCAAACCACGAGGAGGTGCTGAAGACAACCGAGCATCGGGCCAAGGACCTTCAGAGGCTTGTTGGTCAGCTCATCCCTAAGCTCGAATATCTTCCAGTCAGAGATCTGCtctaacaacaaaaaaaaagcactatAGTTTCTTAGCTTTGATCAAAAGGTGCAAATGGGAAATCCTCAAACATACAAATACTTTTACGCATTATGGGCCTGCTTGCTTGCTAATGGGACTGCTACTCTTTGTATGATTTAAGATTTAAGACACTAAGATGGTATAAGGCTAAAACcattgtgaaaacaaacagatgttgtTACTTTAACAACAAATACTATGATTGTCTTTCTATGTGTACCAAGCAAGAACTGATTAGCTCTAGATTAGAACAAGTTTGTTcagaaaaccaaagaaaagtgaagaaaattaacttttaaatgtttcagtctcTTGTTTTGGAAAACTTCAGTACCTACCGAGACATTCTGGAACAGCCTTTCAccttattttatctttaatttaatGCCTGTGGAACATAAAATAAGTCAGAATTGAAGATAGGTCATTTTAGAAATGCCTGTTTTGCAcagctaaaattatttattttcactaacAATTACCTGAGCATCTTTTAGTCACTAGTAAATTCCAGACATGGGACCAGATTGAAATGAGAATCTATTAACTTAAAAATACATCGTTGATGGCCTGTTTGATAGCTTTTGCACATTATTGGAcctcctctgcagcttctcatCTCAGGTTTTACTGTTACATCTTTTATAAAGTGTCTAAAGGAATCTACATCAAGCTACACTTGTATAGCTGGTGGTATGGCTCTGTAACATTCATCATCATGTGTGTCATTAGAAAAATGTCTGGAAAGGGAAATAAGCAACTTAAGGGGAAGCTGAATTTTGATTTTAGGAAGTTCGTTCTTTGAAGTACAATTAGTGatggtgaaaacattttcaattaccACTCAGAAACTGCACATGCAAGAACAACAACAGGAACACAGTAATGTTGTCTCCACAATCATAGCATTTCTGTTCTGAGATCCGTACTGCGAGGCTACTGTGTCATTCGTCCTGGGACGCCTTAAATGATCAAGCATCTAAATTGTTTGACATATTTGATGGCTAAACTTGTGTATTAGATTGAGTGTATTGGTTGTACTAAATATAAGACTTTATGGACGTTTTATAGATCTTGTTTGCCTGTTAGGAGAGTAAATTTACAAGTGATCTTATAAGTTTGTAGACAATTTTAGATTACATTGGATAGCCATCAGAGGATTTTTGCTAAAGTAAAGCTAAAGAAAGCAGTGCATTACCACCAAATTAGAATAGTGAATCTACACTACACTAGCTGCTATTTACAGGAGTGAACGGTGATTATTTGTAATTAACAATGTACAAAAGTActtatttttgttctaaatcagTGTTAATTGCACAGAGTAATTTATTGATGAATGCATTTATAATTGAAATATatagcaaaatatatatatttttctttagaattgAATTATGAGCTGAATCAGTTTTAGAACACTTACCAGAAAGCGGAAAGGCTTCTTGTTAGTGATCTTATAATTATCTTCAATAACTCACTGACATGAAAAGCTACTCTCGATCGCTACAATTTACTTATATGGAGGTACAGCTGCTGGGATTCAATTTGCACACTAAGCAAAGACAACACTGGAATAACAGGAAGGAGGTATAGTACCCCAACCTGCAGTTTTAATCTGCTCTGTACTGCCTTGGAAAGACTTGCCAGCTTTCCTTGACTGTCTCATTCATTAGAGCTGAAAAGGGCAAAAAAATACAGGATCAGCAGTCAACCTCTTAAACCATTTGGA belongs to Gambusia affinis linkage group LG08, SWU_Gaff_1.0, whole genome shotgun sequence and includes:
- the pnp6 gene encoding purine nucleoside phosphorylase 6 gives rise to the protein MEAASSSQCSYSYEEYKETADWLLSQTENRPKVAIICGSGLGGLAELLDDKNIFPYKDIPRFPTSTVQGHSGQLVFGKLNGHECVCMQGRFHFYEGYNIHTVTYPVRVFFLLGVKILIVTNAAGGLNGTYSVGDIMLIKDHINMPGFAGQNPLCGHNDTRFGVRFPCMSDAYDRELRALAKETAEEHGCGSFLQEGVYCMLAGPTYETIAECRALQKLGADAVGMSTVPEVVVARHCGLRVLGLSLITNKVVIDYDSSEKANHEEVLKTTEHRAKDLQRLVGQLIPKLEYLPVRDLL